The following coding sequences lie in one Arachis ipaensis cultivar K30076 chromosome B05, Araip1.1, whole genome shotgun sequence genomic window:
- the LOC107644107 gene encoding dihydropyrimidine dehydrogenase (NADP(+)), chloroplastic — protein sequence MASLSLTQIRTGNSASGFSLNCRGKVQARPCRVGFRVSASENGNNKASSEPDLSVTVNGLKMANPFVIGSGPPGTNYTVMKKAFDEGWGAVIAKTVSLDAAKVINVTPRYARLRAGANGSALGQIIGWENIELISDRPLETMLKEFKQLKEEYPDRILIASIMEEYNKVAWEELIDRVEQTGVDAIEVNFSCPHGMPERKMGAAVGQDCALLEEVCGWINSKATVPVWAKMTPNITDISQPARVALQSGCKGVAAINTIMSVMGINLNTLRPEPCVEGYSTPGGYSAKAVHPIALGKVMSIAKMMKSEFDMDKYSLSGIGGVETGGDAAEFILLGANTVQVCTGVMMHGYGLVKKLCDELKDFMRKHNFTSIEDFRGASLQYFTTHTDLVQRQQEAIRQRKAIKKGLQSDKDWTGDGFVKESESMVSN from the exons ATGGCGTCTTTGAGCTTGACCCAGATCAGAACCGGGAATTCAGCATCTGGGTTTTCGTTGAATTGTCGTGGAAAGGTTCAAGCACGTCCCTGCAGAGTTGGGTTTAGGGTATCTGCCTCTGAGAATGGTAATAATAAGGCTTCATCAGAGCCTGATCTTAGTGTCACTGTTAATGGGTTGAAGATGGCAAACCCTTTTGTTATTGGATCAGGTCCACCAGGGACCAATTACACTGTTATGAAAAAGGCCTTTGATGAAGGATGGGGTGCTGTGATTGCCAAAACT GTATCACTTGATGCAGCAAAAGTCATAAATGTAACTCCTCGATATGCCCGACTAAGGGCAGGTGCAAATGGCTCGGCCTTAGGACAAATTATTGGGTGGGAGAACATAGAACTCATCAGTGATAGGCCACTTGAAACGATGTTGAAAGAATTCAAGCAACTAAAAGAAGAATACCCGGATAGAATTCTCATTGCTTCAATCATGGAGGAGTACAACAAAGTTGCTTGGGAGGAGCTTATTGATAGGGTTGAGCAAACTGGAGTT GATGCAATTGAAGTAAATTTCTCCTGTCCTCATGGAATGCCGGAACGCAAAATGGGTGCGGCTGTTGGACAAGATTGTGCTCTTCTGGAAGAGGTTTGTGGATGGATAAATTCGAAAGCTACGGTTCCTGTTTGGGCCAAGATGACTCCCAACATAACTGATATTTCTCAG CCAGCCAGAGTTGCCCTTCAATCAGGATGCAAGGGAGTAGCTGCCATAAATACAATCATGAGTGTCATGGGAATCAATCTAAATACATTACGTCCCGAGCCTTGTGTTGAGGG GTACTCTACTCCTGGGGGATACTCAGCAAAGGCAGTCCATCCAATAGCACTTGGGAAGGTCATGAGTATCGCGAAAATGATGAAGTCAGAATTTGATATGGACAAGTATTCACTTTCAGGCATTGGAGGTGTCGAGACGGGTGGTGACGCTGCAGAGTTCATTCTTCTTGGGGCAAACACTGTTCAG GTGTGCACTGGTGTTATGATGCATGGCTATGGTCTTGTGAAGAAACTATGTGATGAACTTAAAGACTTCATGAGAAAGCACAACTTCACATCAATTGAAGATTTCAGAGG GGCTTCTCTTCAGTACTTCACTACTCACACTGATTTGGTCCAAAGGCAGCAAGAAGCAATAAGGCAGAGGAAAGCCATAAAGAAAGGGTTGCAATCTGATAAAGATTGGACAGGTGATGGTTTTGTTAAAGAATCTGAAAGCATGGTTTCCAACTGA
- the LOC107642073 gene encoding homeobox protein knotted-1-like 1, with product MESNKRNSVNNNSQNYQQQHQQEQFQFEEEHEQEQDQEEACYEEEEEEDQDDEKNNEILKRRISNHPLYGLLVEAHLECLKVGDISNLDRQLKIDPMQAMKQQNLNMFSQSELDIFMEAYCMALGKLKEAMEEPQQKSMAFINNMHSQLRELTTKATAMPPPSEASGASSSSDCKFRRNPNI from the exons ATGGAATCTAATAAGAGGAATAGTGTTAATAATAATAGCCAGAACTaccaacaacaacatcaacaagaACAATTTCAATTTGAAGAGGAACATGAACAGGAACAAGATCAAGAAGAAGCATgttatgaagaagaagaagaggaagatcaagatgatgaaaaaaataatgaGATCCTCAAGAGAAGAATCTCTAATCACCCTCTCTATGGACTCTTGGTTGAAGCTCACTTGGAGTGTTTGaag GTTGGTGACATATCGAACTTGGACAGACAGCTGAAGATAGATCCAATGCAAGCAATGAAGCAACAAAACTTGAACATGTTCAGCCAATCAGAGCTTGATATCTTCATG GAAGCATATTGCATGGCACTTGGGAAGCTGAAAGAAGCAATGGAGGAACCGCAACAGAAGTCAATGGCTTTCATAAACAACATGCATTCACAACTCAGGGAGCTCACCACCAAGGCCACCGCCATGCCTCCTCCTTCTGAAGCTTCTGGTGCTTCTTCAAGTAGTGACTGCAAGTTCAGAAGAAACCCTAATATCTAG